In the genome of Streptomyces sp. NBC_00190, one region contains:
- the mycP gene encoding type VII secretion-associated serine protease mycosin produces MTPRRVRAAVTRAAATLAFAAVLTAATASPAAADNIRDRQWGLLALRAEEAWGTTRGDGVTVAVLDTGVDDSHPDLAGQVLGGTDLIGMGAGRGDRSWARHGTAMASIIAGHGHGPGHGQGVLGIAPQAKILPVRVILEEGDPGRAQARDSKGGALADGIRWAADNGADVINLSLGDDSDSAHHEAGEDEAVQYALAKGVIVVASAGNGGESGDRVSYPAAYPGVIAVTAVDRRGRKAKFSTRNWYATVSAPGVDVVIADPDRSYYEGWGTSAAAAFVSGAAALVKAAHPDLSPAQVKKLLEDTASDSPAGGRDDARGHGMADPVAALQIAEAMRPQAPVPAPAAAGRPYFGPGPDPARPRERDARLGAPEAAAAGAVLLALAAVLARRPRRGTRGRPPLTAQ; encoded by the coding sequence ATGACGCCCCGACGGGTCCGGGCCGCCGTCACCCGCGCCGCCGCCACCCTGGCCTTCGCCGCCGTCCTCACGGCGGCCACCGCCTCCCCGGCCGCCGCCGACAACATCCGCGACCGCCAGTGGGGCCTCCTGGCCCTGCGCGCCGAAGAGGCCTGGGGCACCACCCGCGGCGACGGCGTCACCGTCGCCGTCCTCGACACCGGCGTGGACGACTCCCACCCCGACCTCGCAGGCCAGGTCCTCGGCGGCACCGACCTCATCGGCATGGGCGCCGGCCGCGGCGACCGGTCCTGGGCCCGGCACGGCACCGCCATGGCGAGCATCATCGCCGGGCACGGTCACGGCCCCGGTCACGGCCAAGGCGTCCTCGGCATCGCCCCGCAGGCCAAGATCCTGCCGGTCCGGGTGATCCTGGAGGAGGGCGACCCGGGCCGCGCCCAGGCCCGCGACAGCAAGGGCGGCGCCCTCGCCGACGGCATCCGCTGGGCCGCCGACAACGGCGCCGACGTGATCAACCTGTCCCTCGGCGACGACAGCGACTCCGCCCACCACGAGGCGGGGGAGGACGAGGCCGTCCAGTACGCGCTCGCCAAGGGCGTGATCGTCGTCGCCTCCGCGGGCAACGGCGGCGAGAGCGGCGACCGCGTCTCCTACCCGGCCGCCTACCCGGGGGTGATAGCCGTCACGGCCGTCGACCGCCGCGGCAGGAAGGCCAAGTTCTCCACCCGCAACTGGTACGCCACCGTCAGCGCCCCCGGCGTCGACGTCGTCATCGCCGACCCCGACCGCTCGTACTACGAGGGCTGGGGCACCAGCGCCGCGGCCGCCTTCGTCTCCGGCGCCGCGGCCCTCGTCAAGGCCGCCCACCCGGACCTGTCTCCGGCCCAGGTCAAGAAGCTGCTGGAGGACACCGCCTCCGACAGCCCGGCCGGCGGCCGCGACGACGCCCGCGGCCACGGGATGGCGGACCCCGTCGCCGCCCTCCAGATCGCGGAGGCGATGAGGCCGCAGGCGCCGGTCCCCGCGCCCGCCGCGGCCGGGCGCCCGTACTTCGGCCCCGGCCCCGACCCGGCCCGCCCGCGCGAGCGGGACGCCCGGCTGGGCGCCCCCGAGGCCGCGGCCGCCGGGGCGGTGCTGCTCGCGCTGGCCGCCGTACTGGCCAGGCGCCCGCGGCGGGGCACCCGTGGCCGTCCACCGCTCACGGCACAGTAG
- a CDS encoding amino acid deaminase/aldolase: MNSAAADRARYDRATAHLDAPLAIVDLDAFDANADDLVRRAGGKPVRVASKSVRCRALLERVLARPGFAGIMSYTLAESLWLARSGFEDVLLAYPSADRAAFAELAADPKLAAAVTVMVDDLAQLDLIERSRDGGAEEVRVCLELDTALHLLGGRVRVGARRSPLREPGELAELARAVSARRGFRVVGLMAYEGHVAGVGDALAGRPLRSRAIRFMQSAARRELAARRAEVVRAVRAVVPGLEFVNGGGTGSVQQTASEDAVTEIAAGSGLYVPRLFDNYTSFSGRPAALFAQPVVRRPGVGVVTVLGGGYPASGAPGADRLPVPYLPEGLRYDPQEGAGEVQTPLLGSPADDLLIGDRVWFRHAKAGELCERFDTLHLVEGDRVTATAPTYRGEGRTFL, translated from the coding sequence ATGAACTCCGCCGCCGCCGATCGCGCCCGGTACGACCGGGCGACCGCGCACCTGGACGCGCCGCTGGCCATCGTGGATCTCGACGCGTTCGACGCCAATGCCGACGACCTCGTGCGCAGGGCGGGCGGGAAGCCGGTGCGCGTCGCCAGCAAGTCCGTCCGCTGCCGTGCGCTCCTCGAACGGGTCCTGGCCCGGCCCGGGTTCGCCGGGATCATGTCGTACACGCTCGCCGAGTCGCTGTGGCTGGCCCGGTCCGGGTTCGAGGACGTGCTGCTCGCCTATCCGTCCGCCGACCGGGCCGCGTTCGCCGAGCTGGCCGCCGATCCCAAGCTGGCCGCCGCGGTCACCGTCATGGTGGACGATCTCGCGCAGCTCGACCTCATCGAGCGGTCGCGGGACGGTGGCGCCGAGGAGGTCCGGGTCTGTCTGGAGCTGGACACCGCCCTGCACCTGCTGGGCGGGAGGGTGCGGGTCGGGGCGCGGAGGTCACCTCTGCGGGAGCCCGGTGAGCTGGCCGAGCTGGCCCGTGCGGTCTCCGCCCGGCGCGGGTTCCGGGTGGTCGGGCTGATGGCGTACGAGGGGCACGTCGCCGGGGTCGGGGACGCGTTGGCGGGCCGACCGCTGCGGTCCCGCGCCATCCGGTTCATGCAGAGCGCGGCGCGCAGGGAGCTGGCGGCACGTCGGGCCGAGGTGGTGCGGGCCGTGCGCGCGGTGGTGCCCGGCCTGGAGTTCGTCAACGGGGGCGGGACCGGCAGCGTGCAGCAGACGGCCTCGGAGGACGCGGTGACGGAGATCGCCGCCGGTTCGGGGCTGTACGTGCCCCGGCTGTTCGACAACTACACCTCGTTCAGCGGGCGTCCGGCCGCGCTCTTCGCGCAGCCGGTCGTGCGCAGGCCCGGTGTGGGTGTGGTGACCGTGCTGGGCGGCGGGTATCCCGCCTCCGGTGCGCCCGGCGCGGACCGGCTGCCGGTCCCGTACCTGCCGGAGGGCCTGCGCTACGACCCGCAGGAGGGCGCGGGCGAGGTGCAGACCCCGCTGCTCGGCAGCCCGGCCGACGATCTGCTGATCGGCGACCGGGTGTGGTTCCGGCATGCGAAGGCGGGCGAACTGTGCGAGCGGTTCGACACCTTGCACCTGGTGGAGGGCGACCGGGTGACGGCCACCGCCCCGACGTACCGGGGCGAGGGCCGCACGTTCCTCTAG
- a CDS encoding haloacid dehalogenase-like hydrolase, whose amino-acid sequence MQRKWAAPLALMAVTGSGLLLAPPAQAGQTPCPRPAVGSGWYGDNQARLQQLIDRYGSCNPYRPSRTKPVAVFDWDNTVVKNDVGDATMFWLLRNGKIRQPARGDWSTTSRHLTPAAATALADACGTLARPGAPLPTGTPEGTRCADEINAVYGTAATKAGAAAFGGWDRRTTEPAYAWLPQLMQGWTAREIRGFAAAARTENLAAPMGTTQQVGSGTATGWVRYYDQQKDLIAALRKAGFDVWISSASPQPVVEVWAEGVGIDAQHVIGIRNTTTHGGKFTPHLQGCGSVGDGADTMITYIDGKRCWINKEIFGVRGAAAEKVQPAARRQVFAAGDSDTDVSFLRDATALRLVVNRNKNELMCRAYDNSDGRWIVNPMFIEPKKQKTGPYPCATTGYVDRDGTKGPVLRGDTSVIPDQTDSVY is encoded by the coding sequence ATGCAGAGAAAGTGGGCGGCCCCCCTCGCCCTCATGGCGGTCACCGGCTCCGGACTCCTCCTGGCACCGCCGGCCCAGGCGGGCCAGACCCCCTGCCCCCGGCCGGCCGTCGGGTCCGGCTGGTACGGGGACAACCAGGCCCGCCTCCAGCAGCTCATCGACCGGTACGGCAGCTGCAACCCGTACCGGCCGAGCCGGACCAAGCCCGTCGCCGTCTTCGACTGGGACAACACCGTCGTCAAGAACGACGTCGGCGACGCCACCATGTTCTGGCTGCTGCGCAACGGCAAGATCCGCCAGCCCGCCCGCGGGGACTGGTCCACCACCAGCCGCCACCTCACACCCGCCGCCGCCACCGCGCTGGCCGACGCCTGCGGCACGCTCGCCCGCCCCGGCGCCCCGCTGCCGACCGGAACACCCGAAGGCACCCGCTGCGCCGACGAGATCAACGCCGTCTACGGCACCGCCGCGACCAAGGCCGGCGCCGCCGCCTTCGGAGGCTGGGACCGCCGTACGACCGAACCCGCCTACGCCTGGCTCCCCCAGCTGATGCAGGGCTGGACCGCCCGCGAGATCCGCGGCTTCGCCGCCGCCGCCCGCACCGAGAACCTCGCCGCGCCCATGGGCACCACGCAGCAGGTCGGCAGCGGCACCGCCACCGGCTGGGTCCGATACTACGACCAGCAGAAGGACCTGATCGCCGCCCTGCGGAAGGCCGGCTTCGACGTCTGGATCAGCTCGGCCTCGCCGCAGCCGGTCGTCGAGGTGTGGGCCGAGGGCGTGGGCATCGACGCGCAGCACGTCATCGGCATCCGCAACACCACCACGCACGGCGGGAAGTTCACCCCCCACCTCCAGGGCTGCGGATCCGTCGGGGACGGCGCCGACACGATGATCACGTACATCGACGGCAAGCGCTGCTGGATCAACAAGGAGATCTTCGGCGTGCGCGGCGCGGCGGCCGAGAAGGTCCAGCCGGCCGCCCGCCGCCAGGTGTTCGCCGCGGGCGACTCCGACACCGACGTCTCGTTCCTGCGCGACGCGACCGCCCTGCGCCTCGTCGTGAACCGCAACAAGAACGAGCTGATGTGCCGGGCGTACGACAACAGCGACGGCCGGTGGATCGTGAACCCGATGTTCATCGAGCCCAAGAAGCAGAAGACCGGACCCTACCCGTGCGCCACGACGGGGTACGTCGACCGCGACGGCACCAAGGGCCCGGTCCTGCGGGGTGACACGAGCGTCATCCCGGACCAGACGGACTCGGTCTACTAG
- a CDS encoding 3-oxoacyl-ACP reductase — MSSQTTEEIICRRLVGRTAVITGAGSGIGLATARRLASEGANIVCGDIDETAGKAAAEEVGGTFVKVDVTSPEEVEALFKTAFDTYGSVDIAFNNAGISPPDDDSILTTGLEAWKRVQDVNLTSVYLCCKAALPYMQRQGRGSIINTASFVAIMGAATSQISYTASKGGVLAMSRELGVQFAREGIRVNALCPGPVNTPLLQELFAKDPERAARRLVHIPLGRFAEPTEIAAAVAFLASDDSSFINATDFLVDGGISGAYVTPL; from the coding sequence GGAGCCGGCAGCGGCATCGGCCTCGCCACCGCCCGCCGCCTGGCCTCCGAGGGCGCCAACATCGTCTGCGGCGACATCGACGAGACGGCCGGCAAGGCCGCGGCGGAGGAGGTCGGCGGCACCTTCGTGAAGGTCGACGTCACCAGCCCCGAGGAGGTCGAGGCCCTGTTCAAGACCGCCTTCGACACCTACGGCTCCGTCGACATCGCCTTCAACAACGCGGGCATCTCGCCCCCGGACGACGACTCCATCCTCACCACCGGTCTGGAGGCCTGGAAGCGCGTCCAGGACGTCAACCTCACCTCCGTCTACCTCTGCTGCAAGGCCGCCCTCCCCTACATGCAGCGCCAGGGCCGCGGCTCGATCATCAACACCGCCTCCTTCGTGGCCATCATGGGCGCCGCCACCTCGCAGATCTCCTACACCGCCTCCAAGGGCGGCGTGCTGGCCATGTCCCGCGAACTCGGCGTCCAGTTCGCCCGCGAGGGCATCCGCGTCAACGCCCTGTGCCCGGGCCCGGTCAACACCCCGCTCCTCCAGGAGCTCTTCGCCAAGGACCCGGAGCGCGCCGCCCGCCGCCTCGTGCACATCCCGCTGGGCCGCTTCGCCGAGCCCACCGAGATCGCCGCCGCCGTCGCCTTCCTCGCCAGCGACGACTCCTCCTTCATCAACGCCACCGACTTCCTCGTCGACGGCGGCATCTCGGGCGCCTACGTCACCCCCCTGTAG